The following DNA comes from Marichromatium purpuratum 984.
CGCAGCGCGGTGAGACGCGCGATGCGCTGGTCGATCTGATCGAGATGGGCGCGGGCGATGGCGTCGGCGCGATGACAGGGCGGCTCGCCGTCGCCCTCGAGCGCGAGCAGCGCGCGGATCGCGGGGATGTCGAAACCGAGTTCGCGGGCGTGACGGATGAAGCGTAGCCGTTGCACCGCCGCTTGCGGGTAGCGACGGCGGTTGCTCGCGGTGCGCGCAGGGGCGGGCAGCAGCCCGATCTCCTCGTAGTAACGGATGG
Coding sequences within:
- a CDS encoding MerR family transcriptional regulator; its protein translation is MLGIGELSRATEVKVPTIRYYEEIGLLPAPARTASNRRRYPQAAVQRLRFIRHARELGFDIPAIRALLALEGDGEPPCHRADAIARAHLDQIDQRIARLTALRDEISQMLADCDRACDDHCRVLEVLADHSHCRHQEH